Proteins co-encoded in one Quercus robur chromosome 8, dhQueRobu3.1, whole genome shotgun sequence genomic window:
- the LOC126697069 gene encoding uncharacterized protein LOC126697069, which yields MGRKGQKRREKNYAAAHGGHSRLPPPPVLSQIDAVPSKLRKLMSLTSSLSPKPQESAAKDGQANRKSRPKDRADLRTSAMDDGGNDEHLKTSEDTDDGDDIVQNSTSEKKKKKRKRKQVNDLRFETPMENSDTRLKRRERKKKYLEEKKKKHKKAKTGEELDFPGREKIKFGEVVEAPPKLTSVPKAFKNAQNASQERIRLQTIEAYRSRKGWASRPGIQLPSPVTTPAL from the exons ATGGGAAGGAAAGGacagaaaagaagagagaaaaactaCGCAGCCGCACATGGAGGCCACAGCCGCCTCCCTCCGCCGCCCGTCCTCTCCCAAATCGACGCTGTCCCTTCCAAACTCCGCAAGCTCATGTCCCTCACTTCCTCTCTCTCCCCCAAACCCCaag AGTCTGCTGCAAAGGATGGTCAAGCCAATAGA AAATCCCGTCCAAAGGATAGAGCTGACTTAAGAACTAGTGCGATGGATGATGGAGGTAATGATGAGCATTTGAAGACATCTGAGGATACagatgatggtgatgatattGTGCAAAACAGCacaagtgaaaagaaaaagaaaaaaagaaagagaaagcagGTTAATGACCTTCGATTTGAAACACCTATGGAGAACTCAGATACTCGTCTTAAAAGACGGGAGCGCAAGAAAAA GTACctggaagaaaagaagaagaaacataaAAAGGCCAAGACAGGGGAGGAGCTGGACTTTCCTGGGCGTGAGAAGATAAAATTTGGAGAAGTGGTTGAAGCTCCACCAAAGTTGACTTCAGTTCCTAAG GCATTCAAGAATGCCCAAAATGCTTCGCAAGAGAGGATTCGGTTGCAAACTATCGAGGCATATAGGAGCCGCAAGGGATGGGCTTCAAGGCCAGGGATTCAACTTCCTTCTCCAGTGACTACACCAGCACTTTAG
- the LOC126697070 gene encoding cytochrome P450 704C1-like — MDFLSKPICLTALALLVSLLVLHILARKLNKSTRKKKYHPIAGTIFHQLLHFNRLHHYMTALATKYKTYRLLSPLRNEIYTSDPANVEYILKTNFDNYGKGLYNYMNLKDLLGDGIFTVDGDKWRQQRKISSHEFSTKVLRDFSSKIFRKNAAKFANIVSEAATTNQILDIQDLLMKSTMDSLFQVAFGIELDSMCGSDEEGKNFSNAFNDSSAMTLFRYVDIFWRIKKFLNIGSEATLKRSTKLVNNFVFKLIHSKIEQMKNSEDESSMKREDILSRFLQVTDTDPTYLRDIILNFIIAGKDTTATTIAWFIYMVCKHPAVQLKIAKEVKEATNMKEITNYAEFAASISEEALEKMQYLHAAITETLRLYPAVPVDAKICFSDDTLPDGYSVNKGDMVAYQPYAMGRMKFIWGDDTEKFRPERWLNEEGIFQPESPFKFTAFQAGPRICLGKEFAYRQMKIFSAVLLGCFEFKMANKNRTVNYRTMINLHIDGGLEIRAFHRRGK; from the exons ATGGATTTTCTTTCAAAGCCCATATGTTTAACTGCTTTGGCTCTTCTCGTATCTCTTCTAGTTCTCCATATCCTAGCCAGGAAGCTGAACAAAAGTACGAGAAAGAAGAAGTACCATCCTATTGCAGGTACCATATTTCACCAGCTACTCCACTTCAATAGGTTGCACCACTATATGACTGCTCTTGCTACCAAGTACAAGACCTACAGGCTGCTCAGCCCACTGCGAAACGAGATATACACCTCGGATCCTGCAAATGTTGAGTATATACTCAAAACAAACTTTGACAACTATGGCAAG GGATTGTATAACTACATGAATCTGAAGGACCTTCTAGGTGATGGGATTTTCACAGTTGATGGTGACAAGTGGCGCCAACAGAGGAAGATATCAAGCCATGAGTTCTCCACAAAGGTGTTGAGGGACTTTAGTAGTAAGATTTTCAGAAAAAATGCAGCAAAATTTGCTAATATAGTGTCTGAAGCAGCAACTACCAACCAGATATTGGATATTCAA GATCTATTGATGAAATCAACTATGGATTCATTGTTCCAAGTTGCATTTGGAATTGAATTAGACAGCATGTGTGGATCAGATGAAGAAGGCAAGAATTTCAGCAATGCCTTCAATGATTCAAGTGCAATGACCCTTTTTCGTTATGTTGATATCTTTTGGAGGATCAAGAAGTTTCTAAATATCGGATCAGAAGCAACCTTAAAAAGGAGCACCAAACTTGTTAACAATTTCGTTTTTAAGCTAATCCACAGCAAGATTGAGCAAATGAAGAATTCAGAGGACGAATCTTCT ATGAAGAGAGAAGACATTCTATCAAGGTTTCTGCAAGTGACAGACACTGATCCAACATACTTAAGAGATATAATTCTTAACTTCATCATAGCTGGAAAAGACACAACAGCAACCACAATTGCTTGGTTTATTTACATGGTCTGCAAGCATCCTGCTGTGCAGTTGAAAATTGCAAAAGAAGTGAAGGAAGCTACTAACATGAAAGAGATCACAAACTATGCTGAGTTTGCAGCCAGTATTAGTGAAGAAGCTCTAGAAAAGATGCAATATCTCCATGCAGCGATCACTGAAACTCTCAGACTCTATCCTGCAGTTCCTGTG GATGCAAAGATATGCTTTTCTGATGATACTCTACCAGATGGATACAGTGTGAACAAAGGAGATATGGTGGCTTACCAACCTTATGCAATGGGTAGGATGAAATTCATATGGGGTGATGACACTGAGAAATTCAGACCAGAGAGATGGCTCAATGAAGAAGGAATATTCCAGCCTGAGAGCCCTTTTAAGTTCACAGCCTTCCAG GCAGGGCCACGAATTTGTCTAGGAAAGGAGTTTGCCTATAGGCAGATGAAGATCTTCTCGGCTGTCTTGTTAGGCTGTTTCGAGTTCAAAATGGCTAACAAAAACAGAACTGTCAATTACAGGACAATGATTAATCTTCACATAGATGGAGGTCTCGAAATTCGAGCCTTCCACAGGCGTGGAAAGTAG